A region of Natribaculum luteum DNA encodes the following proteins:
- a CDS encoding NYN domain-containing protein, producing MTNVHPGQRVAVLVDAQNLYHTAQSIYSRNIDYSELLEEAVEDRQLTRAIAYVIRADAPEEESFFEALVDIGFETKIKDIKRFADGTKKADWDVGMSLDAVTLANHVDTIVLCTGDGDFSRLCSHLRHEGVRVEVMAFEASTADELVEEADDFLDLGGRHETFLL from the coding sequence ATGACAAACGTCCATCCGGGCCAGCGGGTCGCCGTCCTCGTCGACGCACAGAATCTCTACCATACCGCCCAGAGCATCTATAGTCGCAACATCGACTACTCCGAACTGCTCGAGGAAGCCGTCGAGGACCGCCAGCTCACGCGTGCGATCGCGTACGTCATCCGCGCGGACGCCCCCGAGGAGGAGAGTTTCTTCGAGGCGTTAGTCGACATTGGGTTCGAGACGAAGATCAAAGACATCAAGCGATTCGCCGACGGGACGAAGAAAGCAGACTGGGACGTCGGGATGAGCCTAGACGCCGTGACGCTCGCGAATCACGTCGACACGATCGTCCTCTGTACGGGCGACGGCGACTTCTCGCGGCTCTGTTCGCACCTGCGCCACGAGGGGGTCCGCGTCGAGGTGATGGCGTTCGAGGCATCGACTGCCGACGAACTCGTTGAGGAAGCCGACGATTTCCTCGACCTCGGCGGTCGCCACGAGACTTTCCTGCTCTAG
- the lysA gene encoding diaminopimelate decarboxylase — translation MSGRREGASSATDPEAGNPPIRRLDGWDADALSDLAATYDTPLYVLDLDRVRENHRRLEAAFPDAEISYAAKANALGDVLETLLDAGAGIECASAGELERALAAGAAGSEVHYTAVNPPAADLDYAVEAADEHPGLTIVAGARDTIDRLAERGYDGRLGLRVNPGIGAGHHEKVRTGSDAKFGVPADRAVDVLADAADRGFDVVGIHAHVGSGVSGDALESHRKFVARVGDLARDAVATVGELEFVDVGGGFGVPYREDEQPLDLESVAEATRDALGEVDAQLAIEPGRYFVADAGVLLTRVNTVKEAPETAVVGVDAGMTTLIRPAMYDAYHPIRNLTADATADERETIPQTVAGPICESGDVFCADRELPASERGDTLAIGNTGAYGYEMASNYNSRPRPASVVLEGDDVRLSRRRETVADVTRPERTARETVEDKPERGE, via the coding sequence GTGAGCGGCCGCCGCGAGGGGGCATCGTCCGCGACCGATCCCGAGGCTGGAAACCCGCCGATTCGTCGACTCGACGGGTGGGACGCCGACGCACTCTCGGACCTCGCCGCGACGTACGACACGCCGCTGTACGTCCTCGACCTCGATCGCGTCCGGGAGAACCACCGGCGACTCGAGGCGGCGTTTCCAGACGCCGAGATCAGTTACGCCGCGAAGGCCAACGCCCTCGGGGACGTCCTCGAGACGCTGCTCGACGCGGGCGCAGGAATCGAGTGTGCCTCCGCGGGCGAACTCGAGCGGGCGCTGGCAGCGGGCGCTGCCGGCAGCGAAGTCCACTACACCGCCGTCAATCCGCCGGCGGCGGACCTCGATTACGCCGTCGAGGCGGCCGACGAACACCCGGGGCTGACGATCGTCGCCGGAGCACGGGACACGATCGATCGCCTCGCAGAGCGGGGTTACGACGGCAGACTCGGCCTACGCGTCAACCCCGGCATCGGCGCGGGCCACCACGAGAAAGTTCGGACGGGATCGGACGCGAAGTTCGGCGTCCCCGCCGACCGCGCCGTGGACGTCCTCGCCGACGCCGCCGACCGCGGATTCGACGTCGTCGGGATCCACGCCCACGTCGGATCCGGCGTCTCCGGGGACGCCCTCGAATCCCACCGCAAGTTCGTCGCGCGCGTGGGCGACCTCGCACGGGACGCGGTTGCGACCGTCGGCGAACTCGAGTTCGTCGACGTCGGCGGCGGCTTCGGCGTGCCGTACCGCGAGGACGAGCAGCCACTGGACCTCGAGTCGGTGGCGGAGGCGACCAGGGACGCGCTGGGCGAGGTCGACGCGCAACTGGCGATCGAACCTGGCCGCTATTTCGTCGCGGACGCGGGCGTGCTGCTGACGCGGGTCAACACCGTCAAGGAGGCCCCGGAGACGGCCGTCGTCGGCGTCGACGCGGGGATGACGACGCTGATTCGACCGGCGATGTACGACGCCTACCATCCGATCCGGAATCTGACGGCCGACGCGACCGCCGACGAGCGCGAGACGATCCCCCAGACCGTCGCCGGACCGATCTGCGAGAGCGGCGACGTTTTCTGTGCAGACCGCGAACTGCCGGCGAGCGAACGCGGGGACACCCTCGCGATTGGGAACACGGGGGCGTACGGCTACGAGATGGCGAGCAACTACAACTCCCGACCGCGGCCCGCGTCCGTCGTCCTCGAGGGTGACGACGTGCGACTATCTCGGCGTCGGGAGACGGTCGCGGACGTCACCCGCCCCGAGCGGACGGCGCGGGAAACCGTGGAGGATAAACCGGAGCGCGGCGAGTGA
- the dapF gene encoding diaminopimelate epimerase translates to MNVPFEKYHGTGNDFLIIDAAERVPDRGELAIRECDREEGVGADGVLFLALEPEFSPPRVVMTLVQPDGRPAPMCGNGARCAAEWAMRQTGTDSVMIDTQAGTRRAERTDGGVAVDMGEPTFDPEEIPVEADEPVVEEEIEGLEVTAVNTGVPHAVSFVDDVDAVDLESVAPPVRHADVFPRGTNVTVASPDGDGGFRQRTYERGVEGETDSCGTGAVAIAAVARRLGHTDANAIDVRPPGGDLQITFGDGEVLLAGPVEHEFDGEVDVDVRAAEQ, encoded by the coding sequence ATGAACGTACCTTTCGAAAAGTACCACGGCACCGGTAACGACTTTCTGATCATCGACGCCGCCGAGCGCGTTCCCGATCGGGGCGAACTCGCGATCCGCGAGTGTGACCGCGAGGAGGGCGTCGGCGCGGACGGCGTCCTCTTTCTGGCCCTCGAGCCGGAGTTCTCCCCGCCGCGGGTCGTGATGACCCTCGTCCAGCCCGACGGACGGCCGGCTCCGATGTGTGGGAACGGGGCCCGCTGTGCCGCCGAGTGGGCGATGCGCCAGACGGGAACCGACAGCGTGATGATCGACACCCAGGCTGGCACCCGCCGGGCGGAACGGACCGACGGCGGCGTCGCCGTCGACATGGGCGAACCGACGTTCGACCCCGAGGAGATCCCCGTCGAGGCCGACGAACCGGTCGTCGAGGAGGAGATCGAAGGCCTCGAGGTGACGGCCGTCAACACCGGCGTTCCCCACGCCGTCTCGTTCGTCGACGACGTCGACGCGGTCGACCTCGAGTCGGTCGCGCCACCGGTCCGTCACGCGGACGTCTTCCCGCGCGGGACGAACGTGACCGTCGCCAGTCCCGACGGCGACGGCGGTTTCCGCCAGCGCACGTACGAACGCGGCGTCGAGGGCGAGACCGACTCCTGTGGGACCGGCGCGGTCGCCATCGCGGCGGTCGCTAGACGACTCGGTCACACCGACGCGAACGCGATCGACGTCCGGCCGCCGGGTGGCGACCTCCAGATCACGTTCGGCGACGGCGAGGTGCTCCTCGCCGGCCCCGTCGAACACGAGTTCGACGGCGAGGTCGACGTCGACGTGCGAGCGGCCGAACAGTGA
- a CDS encoding nascent polypeptide-associated complex protein, which produces MFGGGGGGLNPRKMEQMMKQMGIDVDELDAEEVIIRTAETELVFTNPDVTKMDARGQETYQVIGSPEERERGAGDADADADAEAAAGAEIPDDDVEIVAMRTGASEDEAREALEANDGDLAAAVEELE; this is translated from the coding sequence ATGTTTGGAGGAGGCGGCGGTGGACTCAATCCACGCAAGATGGAACAGATGATGAAACAGATGGGAATCGACGTCGACGAACTCGACGCCGAAGAGGTCATCATTCGTACCGCAGAGACGGAACTGGTCTTTACGAACCCCGACGTGACGAAGATGGACGCCCGCGGCCAGGAGACCTACCAGGTCATCGGGTCGCCGGAAGAGCGCGAACGCGGTGCGGGCGACGCTGACGCCGACGCCGACGCCGAAGCGGCCGCCGGCGCAGAGATCCCCGACGACGACGTCGAGATCGTCGCGATGCGAACCGGTGCGAGCGAAGACGAAGCACGCGAGGCCCTCGAGGCGAACGACGGCGACCTCGCGGCGGCGGTCGAGGAACTCGAGTGA
- a CDS encoding DUF5789 family protein yields the protein MSRDVKLSRVDSVLEELEYPISREAAADELGDVTLLLADGEANLGGTIARSEGDSFESRDDLEDELYNVLPRRAVGEPYQSEGEG from the coding sequence ATGAGTCGAGACGTCAAACTTAGTCGCGTCGACAGCGTCCTCGAGGAACTCGAGTACCCGATCTCCCGCGAGGCAGCAGCGGACGAACTTGGCGACGTCACGCTGTTGCTCGCCGACGGTGAAGCCAACCTCGGCGGGACCATCGCCAGGAGCGAAGGTGATTCGTTCGAGTCGAGAGACGACCTCGAGGACGAACTCTACAACGTCCTGCCACGACGGGCCGTCGGCGAGCCGTACCAGTCCGAAGGCGAAGGCTAG
- a CDS encoding 2,3,4,5-tetrahydropyridine-2,6-dicarboxylate N-succinyltransferase: MSLERDISDLWQRYETDDVDADSASEDDRATLEAFLDALEAGDIRAAEKRDGEWEANEWVKQGILLNFGLRHTEAREYGGVTYNDVLPLADTANYGDRGSRNTPDGTVVRRGAHVGTDCILMSPAFVNVGAHVGDGTLVDSCDTVGSCAQIGANVKLGANTLIGGVLEPVEDAPVVVEDGVSLGAGCRVTSGFVVGENSVVGENTLLTPRIPVYDLVEEEVLYGELPAERRAFTRFVESSIGDHDLFDGGAYKPAVVATDLEDRTLEATEREEVLRE; this comes from the coding sequence ATGAGCCTCGAACGAGACATTTCCGATCTCTGGCAGCGATACGAGACCGACGACGTCGACGCCGACTCGGCGAGCGAGGACGACCGCGCGACCCTCGAGGCGTTCCTCGACGCGCTCGAGGCGGGCGACATCCGCGCCGCCGAGAAGCGCGACGGCGAGTGGGAAGCAAACGAGTGGGTAAAGCAGGGCATCCTGCTGAACTTCGGCCTGCGACACACCGAAGCCCGCGAGTACGGTGGCGTCACCTACAACGACGTCCTCCCGCTTGCTGACACCGCGAACTACGGCGACCGCGGCTCCCGAAACACGCCGGACGGCACCGTCGTCCGCCGGGGCGCACACGTCGGCACCGACTGCATCCTGATGAGTCCCGCGTTCGTCAACGTCGGTGCCCACGTCGGCGACGGCACCCTCGTCGACTCCTGTGACACCGTCGGCTCCTGTGCCCAGATCGGCGCGAACGTGAAACTCGGCGCGAACACGCTGATCGGCGGCGTGCTCGAACCGGTCGAAGACGCCCCGGTCGTCGTCGAAGACGGCGTCTCGCTCGGTGCTGGCTGTCGCGTCACGTCGGGATTCGTCGTCGGCGAGAACTCGGTCGTCGGCGAGAACACGCTGCTCACCCCACGAATCCCGGTCTACGACCTCGTCGAGGAGGAGGTGCTGTACGGCGAACTGCCGGCCGAGCGTCGCGCTTTCACACGCTTCGTCGAGTCGTCGATCGGCGACCACGACCTGTTCGACGGCGGCGCGTACAAGCCCGCCGTCGTCGCCACCGACCTCGAGGACCGCACTCTCGAGGCGACCGAGCGCGAGGAGGTGCTGCGGGAGTGA
- a CDS encoding M20 family metallopeptidase has translation MTDDSAPPFDPITFLEAAVPIQSHEDVTAMRDFLVETLEDCGVSPRVDEAGNVLATRGPDERTGTHVLLNTHIDTVSPHVSFERDDEADAIRGRGSCDAKGPLAALLAAFLAVDPGDGRLTLAITPDEELLSTGADALVSREDSPVRDADAVIVGEPTDLDVCTAAKGRFEGTIALSGANAHAAEPDSGVNAVAALESVLAALETFDERDDAPPEHPQLGAATLTPTVVDGGEATNQVPADCRLTIDRRSVPPETAEAFRTRLLEHLEAAVPDAVDVDFSFTERPTPFLEAWETDPEAAVVRTLADASGGDVRPFTAATEASYFAAHAPTVVFGPGVLADDEGAVAHAPREYVRVDDVRAAADALEETLWRLTSERRE, from the coding sequence GTGACGGACGACTCGGCTCCCCCGTTCGACCCGATCACCTTCCTCGAGGCGGCAGTCCCGATCCAGTCCCACGAGGACGTCACCGCGATGCGTGACTTCCTCGTGGAGACACTCGAGGACTGCGGCGTCTCCCCACGCGTCGACGAGGCGGGAAACGTCCTCGCGACCCGTGGCCCCGACGAGCGAACCGGGACGCACGTCCTCCTGAACACGCACATCGACACGGTGTCGCCACACGTCTCGTTCGAACGGGACGACGAGGCGGACGCGATCCGCGGTCGCGGCTCGTGCGACGCGAAGGGGCCACTCGCCGCACTGCTTGCGGCCTTCCTCGCCGTCGATCCCGGCGACGGGCGACTCACGCTCGCGATCACGCCCGACGAGGAACTGCTCTCGACCGGCGCGGACGCGCTCGTCTCCCGCGAGGACTCGCCGGTTCGCGACGCCGACGCCGTGATCGTCGGCGAGCCGACGGACCTCGACGTCTGTACCGCCGCAAAAGGACGCTTCGAGGGGACGATCGCCCTCTCGGGCGCGAACGCCCACGCCGCCGAACCCGACAGCGGCGTCAACGCTGTCGCGGCACTCGAGTCGGTCCTCGCGGCGCTCGAGACGTTCGACGAGCGCGACGACGCCCCGCCCGAGCACCCCCAGCTGGGCGCGGCGACGCTCACACCGACCGTCGTCGACGGCGGCGAGGCGACGAACCAGGTGCCCGCGGACTGTCGGCTCACGATCGACCGCCGGAGCGTCCCGCCGGAGACGGCCGAGGCGTTTCGAACACGCCTGCTCGAGCACCTCGAGGCGGCCGTCCCTGACGCCGTCGACGTCGACTTCTCCTTTACCGAACGGCCGACGCCGTTTCTCGAGGCCTGGGAGACCGACCCCGAGGCGGCGGTCGTTCGCACGCTCGCCGACGCTTCCGGTGGCGACGTCCGGCCGTTCACCGCGGCGACGGAGGCGTCGTACTTCGCGGCGCACGCGCCGACGGTCGTCTTCGGACCCGGCGTACTCGCCGACGACGAGGGTGCGGTCGCCCACGCGCCCAGAGAGTACGTCCGCGTCGACGACGTGCGGGCGGCGGCCGACGCGCTCGAGGAGACGCTGTGGCGACTGACGAGCGAACGTCGGGAGTGA
- a CDS encoding transcription factor S, with product MEFCDECGSMMKAEDGTWVCGSCGFTKPKGDADQYTVTEDQEVSEVIESSEETSLPETEAHCPECGNDRAYWYMQQIRSADESETRFFICTECEYKWREDDN from the coding sequence ATGGAGTTCTGCGACGAATGCGGTTCGATGATGAAAGCCGAAGACGGCACGTGGGTCTGTGGAAGCTGTGGATTCACGAAGCCGAAAGGAGACGCCGATCAGTACACGGTCACCGAAGACCAGGAAGTGAGCGAGGTGATCGAGTCCTCCGAGGAGACGTCGCTGCCCGAGACCGAGGCACACTGTCCCGAATGTGGCAACGACCGCGCGTACTGGTACATGCAACAGATCCGCTCTGCGGACGAATCCGAGACGCGCTTTTTTATCTGCACCGAGTGCGAGTACAAGTGGCGCGAAGACGACAACTAA
- a CDS encoding methyltransferase domain-containing protein, which yields MTRVLLVRDDREYLVEPGEELGTDLGVLEVPDDVEPGESVETHLGNEFQVRRLRGPDLFHHFERTGAPMVPRDVGLVIGETGVSTGDRVLDAGTGTGVLAASMARAGASVTTYERDPEFADVARENVALAGVADAVEVRTGDVVDDLEELTSSEPFDVLTLDTGDAASVVARAPSLLVDGGFVAVYSPFVETSREVVETAREAGLAAVRTRETIQREMDFDERGSRPSTAPVGHTGYLTIARND from the coding sequence GTGACGAGGGTCCTGCTCGTTCGCGACGACCGCGAGTACCTCGTCGAACCCGGCGAAGAACTGGGAACCGACCTCGGCGTCCTCGAGGTACCAGACGACGTCGAACCCGGCGAGAGCGTCGAGACACATCTCGGCAACGAGTTCCAGGTGCGCAGACTCCGTGGTCCGGACCTCTTTCACCACTTCGAACGGACGGGCGCGCCGATGGTCCCCCGCGACGTCGGCCTCGTGATCGGCGAGACCGGCGTCTCGACGGGCGACCGTGTGCTCGACGCTGGAACCGGGACCGGCGTGCTCGCCGCGTCGATGGCGCGGGCGGGGGCGTCCGTGACCACCTACGAACGCGACCCGGAGTTCGCGGACGTCGCACGCGAGAACGTGGCACTGGCGGGCGTCGCCGACGCCGTCGAGGTCCGCACCGGCGACGTCGTCGACGACCTCGAGGAACTGACCTCGAGCGAACCGTTCGACGTCCTCACGCTCGATACGGGCGACGCGGCGTCGGTCGTCGCGCGCGCGCCGTCGTTGCTCGTCGACGGCGGCTTCGTCGCGGTCTACAGCCCGTTCGTCGAGACCAGCCGTGAAGTCGTCGAGACGGCCCGCGAGGCCGGACTCGCGGCGGTTCGAACCCGCGAGACGATCCAGCGCGAGATGGACTTCGACGAGCGTGGCTCCCGGCCGTCGACGGCACCCGTCGGTCACACGGGCTATCTGACGATCGCCCGAAACGACTGA
- the dapB gene encoding 4-hydroxy-tetrahydrodipicolinate reductase, producing the protein MTVRVGVTGAAGRMGREVLAAVADSDECETVFAVNRTPIDGEIEGVAVEPAGEFGALVAEREPAVVVDFTGPESALEYASACADAGVAFVTGTTGFDDTDRESLREASESVPVLHAPNFARGVQALVNVVGEAVRNLPGYDVELVETHHNGKRDAPSGTANRLLSEIEANGEFGGRTHGREGEAPRQEGEIGVHALRAGDVTGEHEIVIAGNHEEVRLTHRAEDRGVFAAGAVDAATWIAGRKAGWYDFADVIDE; encoded by the coding sequence ATGACGGTCCGGGTCGGCGTCACCGGGGCGGCCGGCCGCATGGGCCGTGAGGTCCTGGCCGCCGTCGCCGACAGCGACGAGTGCGAGACCGTCTTCGCGGTCAACCGAACGCCGATCGACGGCGAGATCGAGGGCGTCGCAGTCGAACCAGCCGGCGAGTTCGGCGCGCTCGTTGCCGAGCGCGAACCGGCCGTCGTCGTCGACTTCACCGGCCCCGAGTCGGCACTCGAGTACGCGAGCGCCTGTGCCGACGCGGGCGTCGCCTTCGTCACCGGCACGACGGGATTCGACGACACAGACCGCGAGAGCCTCCGCGAGGCGAGCGAGTCGGTTCCCGTCTTGCACGCGCCGAACTTCGCCCGCGGCGTCCAGGCACTCGTGAACGTCGTCGGCGAGGCCGTCCGGAACCTCCCGGGCTACGACGTCGAACTCGTCGAGACCCACCACAACGGCAAACGCGACGCTCCGAGCGGAACCGCAAACCGCCTGCTCTCCGAAATCGAGGCAAACGGCGAGTTCGGCGGTCGCACCCACGGACGCGAGGGCGAGGCCCCGCGTCAGGAGGGTGAGATCGGCGTCCACGCGCTGCGCGCAGGTGACGTCACCGGCGAACACGAGATCGTCATCGCGGGCAACCACGAGGAAGTCCGACTCACTCACCGCGCCGAGGACCGGGGCGTCTTCGCCGCTGGCGCGGTCGACGCGGCGACCTGGATCGCAGGACGGAAGGCTGGCTGGTACGACTTCGCGGACGTGATCGACGAATGA
- a CDS encoding PUA domain-containing protein encodes MSESVDENEDLPGLRTIADYQFGAGAGEALFPPTETLTIKRTSSGRPQQIHADGDRIVSFGTDGRFTLGLEGGYRLADALESPAYRVIVDDESEPFVRDEKNVFAKFVVDAGPEIRPGDEVLVVHERGEVLAVGRAELDADSIADFETGMAVAVREGAPGDA; translated from the coding sequence ATGAGCGAGTCAGTCGACGAGAACGAGGATCTCCCTGGCCTGCGGACGATCGCGGACTACCAGTTCGGTGCCGGTGCGGGCGAGGCGCTGTTTCCACCGACCGAGACGCTGACGATCAAACGGACCTCGTCGGGTCGACCCCAGCAGATTCACGCCGACGGCGACAGGATCGTCTCCTTCGGCACCGACGGCCGATTCACGCTCGGACTCGAGGGTGGCTACCGGCTGGCCGACGCCCTCGAGTCGCCGGCCTATCGCGTGATCGTCGACGACGAGAGCGAGCCGTTCGTCCGCGACGAGAAGAACGTCTTCGCGAAGTTCGTCGTCGACGCCGGCCCCGAGATCAGGCCGGGCGACGAGGTGCTCGTCGTCCACGAACGCGGCGAGGTACTCGCCGTCGGGCGGGCGGAACTCGACGCCGACTCGATCGCGGATTTCGAGACCGGGATGGCAGTCGCGGTTCGCGAGGGTGCTCCTGGCGACGCTTGA
- a CDS encoding M48 family metallopeptidase yields the protein MTTRGLQLRMAIVGSILFAFYLLAATVIAAAFGLPLLPALVAGIVLLPAFQYKLGKWLALRGAKEMPEEGRYREVHQMTESLSRDMGIKKPKLMVMDMGTPNAFAVGRKGAGVVCVSTELMQILERDELEGVIAHELAHIKNRDVVTMVLGQSIATIVGYAVFFLVQMLGEDNPGSFILAWVASSVANMLVMLFVFAISRYREYVADDDARQYIGSGDPLARALEKISRSAQARDTQVDDNVSALCIFNDERGLLQSLFATHPPTEKRIEKLRS from the coding sequence ATGACTACTCGAGGCTTGCAGCTACGCATGGCGATCGTGGGGTCGATCCTGTTCGCCTTCTATCTCCTTGCGGCGACGGTGATCGCAGCAGCGTTCGGCCTTCCGCTACTTCCGGCGCTCGTCGCTGGTATCGTCCTGTTGCCGGCGTTCCAGTACAAACTCGGCAAGTGGCTGGCGCTCAGGGGAGCCAAAGAGATGCCCGAGGAGGGGCGATACAGGGAAGTCCACCAGATGACCGAGTCGCTCTCGCGGGACATGGGGATCAAAAAGCCCAAACTGATGGTGATGGACATGGGGACGCCGAACGCGTTCGCCGTCGGACGCAAGGGCGCAGGCGTCGTCTGCGTCTCGACGGAACTCATGCAGATCCTCGAGCGCGACGAACTCGAGGGCGTCATCGCCCACGAACTCGCCCACATCAAGAATCGTGACGTCGTTACGATGGTGCTTGGCCAGTCGATCGCGACGATCGTCGGCTACGCCGTCTTCTTCCTCGTCCAGATGCTCGGCGAGGACAACCCCGGGAGCTTCATCCTCGCGTGGGTCGCCTCCTCGGTCGCGAACATGCTGGTGATGCTGTTCGTCTTCGCCATCTCGCGCTACCGCGAGTACGTCGCCGACGACGATGCCCGCCAGTACATCGGCAGCGGCGATCCCCTCGCTCGCGCGCTCGAGAAGATCTCCCGGAGCGCCCAGGCCCGCGATACGCAGGTCGACGACAACGTGAGCGCGCTCTGTATCTTCAACGACGAGCGAGGCCTGCTCCAGTCGCTCTTTGCGACCCACCCGCCGACCGAAAAGCGCATCGAGAAACTCCGCAGCTAG
- the dapA gene encoding 4-hydroxy-tetrahydrodipicolinate synthase, translating into MTHDIDLTGVFPAMTTPFDADERIDYDQLRTDAQRLEAAGVDGLVPVGSTGESATLTHDEHVRVVEEVIDAVDDVPVIAGTGSNNTREALELSERAADAGADGLLLISPYYNKPEQRGLYEHYRTIADAVDVPQIVYNVPSRTGQTIEPDTVVDLASHPNIAGYKAAEGDLWAIGEIVERTVGEEFSVLSGDDALTLPLLSIGGTGTISVVANIEPERTCAMVGAALEGDYDRARRLHHELGPLMRQLFVETNPIPVNEAMEIRGYGPARMRPPLSRLSDEHREELESILADLEESSVEVADAEGDR; encoded by the coding sequence ATGACACACGACATCGACCTCACTGGCGTCTTCCCGGCGATGACCACGCCGTTCGACGCCGACGAACGCATCGACTACGACCAGCTCCGAACCGACGCCCAGCGCCTCGAGGCGGCCGGCGTCGACGGCCTCGTCCCCGTCGGGTCGACGGGCGAGTCCGCCACCCTGACCCACGACGAACACGTCCGCGTCGTCGAGGAAGTCATCGACGCCGTCGACGACGTGCCCGTGATCGCGGGCACCGGCTCGAACAACACCCGCGAGGCGCTCGAGCTCTCCGAGCGTGCCGCAGACGCCGGTGCGGACGGCCTGTTGCTCATCTCGCCGTACTACAACAAGCCCGAACAGCGCGGCCTCTACGAACACTACCGGACGATCGCCGACGCCGTCGACGTCCCACAGATCGTCTACAACGTCCCCTCGCGGACGGGGCAGACGATCGAGCCCGACACCGTCGTCGACCTCGCCTCTCACCCGAACATCGCCGGCTACAAGGCCGCGGAGGGAGACCTCTGGGCGATCGGCGAGATCGTCGAACGCACCGTCGGCGAGGAGTTTTCGGTGCTCTCCGGTGACGACGCGCTCACCCTCCCGCTGCTGTCGATCGGCGGCACGGGGACGATCAGCGTCGTCGCGAATATCGAACCCGAGCGGACCTGTGCCATGGTCGGTGCGGCACTCGAGGGCGACTACGACCGCGCCCGTCGGTTGCACCACGAACTCGGCCCGCTGATGCGCCAGCTGTTCGTCGAGACCAACCCCATCCCGGTCAACGAAGCGATGGAGATCCGCGGCTACGGCCCCGCGCGGATGCGCCCGCCGCTTTCCCGCCTCTCGGACGAACACCGCGAGGAACTCGAGTCGATCCTCGCCGACCTGGAGGAGAGCTCGGTCGAGGTAGCCGACGCGGAGGGTGATCGATGA